The Magnolia sinica isolate HGM2019 chromosome 10, MsV1, whole genome shotgun sequence genome includes a window with the following:
- the LOC131217622 gene encoding probable LRR receptor-like serine/threonine-protein kinase At3g47570, producing MMEFPSSNLRVLWSFILFPAIFLSCINPCSPFLFTLKNETDRLALLAFKYGISEDPFGILSSWNDSLHFCEWKGITCSRRHHQRVTSLKLRDHSLVGHLSPHIGNLSFLRRIDLSNNKFQGQIPQEIDHLFRLKHLNLSVNSLQGEIPSNLSHCSELVAINLTRNQLVGELPAELGSLGSLSKLIFFSVSENDLRGSIPPSLGNLSSLTALDLTYNNFDGQIPNQLGQLARIIYFQIGPNQLSGTIPPSIYNLSSIQVLNVAVNRLHGSIPPNLGLLFPHLRGILVAGNQFTGKLPISLSNASSLDLVSFSSNSFSGHVPLNLGSLSHLYHFNIENNQLGSREGDDLSFLTSLTNCTRLKVIGAGSNNLEGELPSSIANLSTQLKTLYLGKNKIFGIIPKEIDNLINLYALNLGGNSMKGTLPDAIGKLNELQALSLDRNKFSGQIPPSIGNITRLSKLDLDGNDFQGSIPSSFGNWGFMELFFIAENKLNGTILKQVSAALINLSHNSFTGSLLLEVDNFEKIQGIDISENKLSGEIPDTLGKCESIELLFMNGNLFQGTIPESLRNLKGIEALDLSRNNLSGQIPKYFEELLYLQYLNLSFNNFEGEVPKGGIFKNASAISVVGNSKLCGGIPELQLPGCLKQYSKKREKPLAPRVKVTVITVVLSSFLLSCIIVALYWRRNSPKKASSPSSTENQWLQVSYADLLQATDGFSSANLIGVGSFGSVYKGILECFETLVAVKVLNLLQQGAFKSFAAECEALRNIRHRNLVKILTVCSSIDFNGNDFKALVFEYMPNGSLEKWLHPNVDEQPQLRNLNLTQRLNIAIDVALALDYLHHHYQTPIVHRDLKPSNVLLDVDMVAHVGDFGLARFISEAAESCSQNQIRTSGIKGSIGYIPPEHGMGGKASTHGDVYSYGILLLEMITGKRPTDDMFQDNQSLHHFAKSAFPKQVMEIIDPRLLLEDAEVIQDSENHDNLRNRMHDCLASLVSVGVSCSAESPKERMKMRDVVKEMHAIKDLYLEVGIHRQRQNRPLLLGEGSSYLSNY from the exons ATGATGGAATTCCCAAGTTCCAATCTCAGGGTATTATGGTCATTTATCCTCTTCCCTGCAATCTTTCTCTCGTGCATCAACCCCTGCTCACCGTTTCTATTTACattgaaaaatgagacagatcgacTCGCATTGCTCGCATTCAAATATGGTATTTCCGAAGATCCTTTTGGAATCTTGAGTTCATGGAACGATTCTCTCCATTTCTGCGAATGGAAGGGAATCACCTGCAGTCGCCGCCATCATCAAAGGGTCACGAGCTTGAAGCTCAGGGAccacagcttggtgggccatttatCACCTCACATTGGAAATCTCTCTTTCCTGAGAAGAATCGATCTCTCCAACAACAAATTCCAAGGCCAAATCCCTCAAGAAATCGACCATCTTTTCCGGCTGAAGCATCTCAATCTGTCCGTAAATTCACTGCAAGGAgaaattccatccaatctgagcCACTGCTCAGAACTCGTAGCCATTAACCTCACGCGGAATCAGCTGGTCGGAGAACTTCCCGCTGAGCTTGGTTCGCTTGGTTCTTTGTCAAAGCTCATTTTCTTTTCTGTCTCAGAAAATGATCTGAGAGGAAGCATCCCACCTTCGTTGGGGAACCTTTCCTCTCTCACTGCTCTTGATCTAACATATAACAATTTTGACGGGCAAATTCCAAACCAGCTTGGTCAATTGGCACGCATTATCTATTTTCAAATAGGTCCAAATCAGTTATCAGGTACGATTCCACCATCGATTTATAATCTCTCATCCATCCAAGTGCTTAACGTGGCAGTTAACCGGCTACATGGAAGCATTCCCCCCAACCTAGGCCTTTTGTTTCCACACCTGCGTGGGATTCTTGTAGCTGGAAACCAATTCACTGGAAAGCTGCCAATTTCATTGTCCAATGCTTCAAGTCTCGACCTTGTTAGTTTTAGCTCCAACAGTTTTAGTGGACATGTGCCTTTGAATCTAGGAAGTCTTTCGCATCTCTACCATTTCAATATCGAGAATAATCAGCTTGGAAGCAGGGAAGGTGATGACCTGAGCTTCCTTACTTCACTGACCAACTGCACCCGTCTGAAAGTTATAGGTGCAGGCAGTAATAATCTGGAGGGTGAGTTGCCCAGCTCCATTGCTAATCTCTCGACACAGCTAAAGACTCTGTATTTAGGAAAAAACAAGATATTTGGAATCATTCCCAAGGAAATCGACAATCTCATCAACTTGTATGCTCTGAATCTGGGAGGGAACTCCATGAAGGGTACTCTTCCAGATGCTATTGGGAAGCTTAACGAGTTGCAAGCCTTGAGTCTTGATCGAAATAAATTTTCAGGGCAAATCCCACCTTCAATTGGCAACATCACTCGATTAAGCAAACTCGACTTGGATGGAAATGATTTCCAAGGAAGCATACCATCCAGTTTTGGAAATTGGGGATTTATGGAACTATTTTTCATTGCTGAAAATAAACTTAATGGTACCATACTCAAACAAGTCAGCGCAGCTCTAATCAACCTGTCTCATAATTCATTCACTGGGTCTCTCCTGCTGGAAGTTGATAACTTCGAAAAAATTCAGGGAATTGACATCTCAGAGAACAAACTATCAGGTGAAATTCCAGATACGTTGGGAAAGTGTGAAAGCATAGAGTTGCTTTTTATGAATGGCAACTTGTTTCAAGGAACTATTCCAGAGTCTCTAAGGAATTTAAAAGGTATCGAAGCGCTAGATCTTTCACGCAATAACTTGTCTGGGCAGATTCCAAAGTATTTCGAAGAACTTCTTTACTTACAGTATTTGAATTTATCATTCAATAATTTCGAAGGTGAAGTGCCCAAAGGAGGGATCTTTAAAAATGCCAGCGCAATTTCAGTTGTCGGAAACAGCAAACTCTGTGGAGGTATACCAGAACTACAATTGCCAGGGTGCCTTAAGCAATATTCTAAGAAAAGAGAAAAGCCTCTTGCTCCCAGAGTAAAAGTCACAGTCATTACTGTGGTTTTATCTTCCTTTCTCCTGTCGTGTATCATTGTAGCTCTTTATTGGAGAAGAAATTCTCCAAAGAAAGCTTCTTCTCCATCTTCCACAGAGAATCAGTGGTTACAAGTTTCTTATGCAGATCTCCTTCAAGCAACAGATGGGTTTTCTTCAGCTAATTTAATTGGTGTGGGAAGTTTTGGTTCTGTATATAAAGGAATTCTAGAATGCTTTGAAACACTTGTTGCAGTGAAGGTACTCAACCTCCTACAGCAAGGAGCTTTTAAGAGTTTTGCAGCTGAATGCGAAGCATTAAGAAACATCCGGCATCGAAATCTTGTCAAGATCTTAACGGTTTGCTCGAGCATTGATTTtaatggcaatgatttcaaagctCTAGTGTTTGAGTACATGCCTAATGGTAGTCTGGAGAAGTGGTTGCATCCAAATGTAGATGAACAACCTCAATTGAGGAATTTGAATCTTACACAAAGGCTGAATATAGCCATTGATGTGGCTTTGGCATTAGattatcttcatcatcattaccaaACACCAATTGTTCATCGGGACCTAAAACCAAGCAATGTTCTTCTTGATGTTGACATGGTTGCCCATGTGGGTGACTTTGGTTTAGCAAGGTTCATCTCTGAAGCTGCAGAAAGTTGCTCTCAAAATCAGATCAGGACATCTGGGATTAAGGGATCTATTGGGTATATTCCTCCAG AGCATGGGATGGGCGGTAAAGCGTCCACACATGGAGATGTATACAGTTATGGGATCCTTCTACTTGAGATGATCACTGGAAAGCggccaactgatgacatgtttCAGGACAATCAGAGCCTTCATCACTTTGCAAAGTCGGCTTTTCCAAAACAAGTAATGGAGATTATAGATCCAAGACTGCTCTTAGAAGATGCTGAAGTTATTCAAGACAGTGAAAATCATGACAATTTGAGAAATAGAATGCATGATTGCTTGGCTTCATTGGTCAGTGTTGGTGTATCGTGTTCTGCAGAATCGCCAAAGGAGCGAATGAAGATGAGAGACGTTGTCAAGGAAATGCATGCAATTAAAGACTTATATCTGGAGGTCGGGATTCACCGACAGAGACAAAATAGGCCCCTATTGTTAGGTGAGGGTTCATCTTACCTCAGTAACTATTAA